DNA sequence from the Camelus dromedarius isolate mCamDro1 chromosome 24, mCamDro1.pat, whole genome shotgun sequence genome:
GTCCTGGCATCCCTGACAGCAAGCCTGTTAATAAAGACAGCAAGCCtgggttccatttgtttattgatCTCCTCCTGATGACCCTACAGAGGATTCAAGATAGGAGGGGGCTTTACCCACCCTCCCCAATGGCAGGAGCCTCAGAGCAGGTGCAGTAAGGCATGGGCACTGTATCCTGGGAAGGGGTGAACTGTAGTCTGTGAGCTCCAGGCTCCCCAGCCTTGCACAATCAAGGTAATGGAGCAACAACTGCTTTCCTAAGCCCAAGTGAGGcaagcagttttcacacagaTTGGGCAACAGGGTTCAGGATTTCATAACTGAGACACCAGGgatctgtcccctctgcctgctccccgAGCAGGTCACGATCATCACCACTCTGGCTGCCAGGAAGGGTTTCACCAGAGTGAATCATGGAGTGACAGTCTGGAGCAGCCAGCTGGGGCTGCCTCTGTTTGCATTCTGTCTCCCAACACAGCCTGGGGGAGGTGGGCCAGAGCCATTTCAGAACTGGGCCCCCCAGGGGTGAGTCcagacaggcagggagggggctgaggaggagagaaggtgggGGGTGCACCATCATTCAAAGATGAGCCGGGCCTAGAGCCCACTCCCTGAGACCCCTGTGTGAACAGGAGGCCAAGATGAGCTGACGGCGGGGCCCTCCAGGCCCATTCTGGCAGCCTTTTCCCAAGGAGAGCCTGTTCACAGCCAAGGCCTTGGGAGCCTTCCCGATGTTTCAGCTATCCACCCTCCCCCAAGCCTGAATGTCTGGGGTTCCACTTCCAAGGTGGGATGGCCAGAGTGTAGCCACGATGCGGTGTCCATCTAGGATGGATATGGGCTGCCCGCCTACTGTCCCTGGGAGGCAGAAGTTTCTTTGCCTGGGGAGAGAAAAACAAGTCACTGCCAACTTTTGTTTTAGACACCATGCCCAGGGCTAGCCCACCCTCACTCCAGCCTGCAGGCCAGGGAAGCGGGGAGGACCCAGACACCCAGCTTGGGGGAGTCTCTGTGCCTGTTTTGTTCCTTGAGATCTGCAGGAGAACACAGAGTCTCTTCTTTCTCCACAAGGACAGAGGAAAAATAGCTACAAAAGGACAGAAGTATTATCAAATCCTTATCATGCATCGGCCTTTACGGACACCCTCACTTAACCCCCACAGTGACGACAGCGAGCAGGTGCTGTTTGCAACCCCATTTGACAGAGAACAAAACTGAGACTAGGGACTGGCCACAGTCCTGCGGGCAGCAAATGAGGAGAGGGATTTGAGCTACAAAGAGTGGGaagaattaaaaaactaaaaatagagttaccatatgatccagcaatcccactcctaggcatatactcGGAGAAAACTAGAAttcaaaagatacacacaccccaatgttcacagcatcactatttacaatagccaagatatagaagcaatctaaatgtccatcaacagatgactggataaagaagttatgctatatgtatacaatagaatactactcaaccataaaaaagaatgaaataatgccatttgcagcaatatggaaggacctagagattgtcatattaagtgaagtcagtcagacagacaaagacaaataccatatgatattacgtaatgtgaaatctaaaaaaatgacatagatgaacttatttacaaaacagaaacagaatcacaggcatagaaaacaaaggtgggggagggataaattaggagtttgggattagcagatacaaactactgtatataaaatagataaacaacaaggacctaatgtatagcacagggaaccatactaaatagcttgtaataacctgtaataaaaaagaatatacatatgtataagtgaatcactatgctgtccaccaaaaactaacacaacattgtaaatcaactatacctcaatttaaaaaagaaaagaaaaaaagagtgggaAAAGTCCAGAGGGTGGCTGGTGTACAGACAGTCGTGCAGTGAGTGTTTGTATGAGCAGGAGAGCcaagggctggagaggaggctgaGCTCAGATAAAATGCACACAAATGAAGAACAGCTCCCAAAACAAACACTGCCAACAGaagcacatatttattgagctcctgctGCGTGCCAGACCCCAGCGCACATTAATGCAGCTGATCTCAATGGGCCTGTGAAGGAGGCTCTGCCATCATGCCCTCCACTCAAAGGAGGAACCACACAGCCCCTGGTCCTCAGCCTCTGTGCCGCCCTGCCTCCCACTCCTCAGGGGGAAGGGCTAGGCCTCCAGAGAAAACCCTTCGCCACATCCACTCTCGGATAGCTCTTTTGGGCACACGTGATTGACAAGGCACAGGAGGCAAGACATCAGCCCCTTATCCCTGCCCCACGGTCACCATTcagtggccctgggcaggacaGAGGCAGCATGCTTCGGTGCCCCCATGCTTTGTCACTGTAAGTAGACAAGACCAGCATGCCCCCGCCCCTGGGCCTCTCAGATGTACGACAGGCCTTTGCCCAGCTGCCGGAAGGCAAGCTCACCTTTAGGGATGAACTTCAGCGAGCTGCTGAATATTCAGAAGCGGGACTGTCCCCGCTTGGGGCCATCATTCAGGAACTCATGGCCCAGCCCGTTGCCACACCTGCCACAGGACACCTGGGAAGACCACAAAACAGCCATGCAAACTTCTGGCCATGAAACAGCTGCAGCGGTAGTTCCCACTGCCACCAGCATGTGGTGTCCTCCCCACGCCCATGTCCCAAGGTAACTGCAGGCGTGAGAGGTGGAAGCCTTCCTGTTTCTCTGTTCTCCCCAGGACCCCAGGCTCTCCCAAAAGCCTGGAGTGGCAGCTCCCCTGGTTGAGGGCAGAGCCTGGAAAAGACAGACTCTAGGCCGAGAGAGCTGTTGGGAAAGCAGCAGGAAGGGGTGGCTAGCTCTTGGGCCCTCTCTGGCCAACACCCCATCAATGCATCCCTGCTGCTACCACCCACCTTTATGGCTCCAGGCCGATTATGCTCTGGACGCTTGGCCACACTGTCAGCATGGATGGTCTCGGTGAAGGCCGGCCATGGGGATGAGTGCGCATACTTGGAGCGGCTGGAGAAGAGCTCATAGCCACACTTGACACACACGTAGACgcctggaagggaaggagaggcaaAAGCAGAGATGCTCATGCTGGCCTCTCTGGGGCCAGCTCCCAAATCCTTAAACCCAGGAGACAGTGCCACCCCGATTGCCAGGTGGGCTGCATACCCTCCCCACGCACTCACCCACCCAGCACGCATAGGCCTGAGTATTGGCTCTGTGGGGAACACACACCACAGAGCTCACATGTAGTGTCCTTAGCATGTGCCAGAGACCAGGAAAGCCACTTTTCACACTTATCTCATGGACTCTTCTTAGCAGCCCTGTGGCACAGATGTGtttcccttttacagatgaggaggctgaggctcagtGATACAAAATGCTCACCTACAGGGTGTACAGCCGGGAAGGAGCCTGGGCAGTCTGATGACGACACAGCACTGCCCCCCGCCCACAAACAGGCCCCATATGGTGGGGGCTCTGACATGGCCAGCACCACCACTAGCCCCTCTCCATTCCCATGAGGCTATCCCTGCTACTTGAAGAAGTCTTGAGTTGGACGCCCAGCCACGTGGCCTGCTCTCCAGGAGAAGAAGAATGATCCCAGCAAAAAGAGCTCCAGTACAGATGGAGGTGTCCAAGAAGACAGAGGGCCATGGAGAACAGGGTTTAACCTATCCCTAAAAGATCactttgaggagaaaaaaaaaagttgcaaaactGACTTGCAGAACAGGAAACTGCCAGGGGTCCTGAGtcactcttctcttcccttcttgccCAACTTGGAAACAGCCCCCCGCCCCGAGTCTGTCACCTACTCAGCCTTTACCAGTAActggagggagaaaagaggaacCAGGAGCTGCTGTGGGAGTGGAGTTTCCAGCTGGGCAGAGTAGCCTGAGGACAACCTGGAGTTCCACAACCAGAGGGTCTGAAGGGAGGACTTTGCCCAGAGGGTCCTATGTCACAGCTGGTAATCTTAGACGCCAGATGTCATAGCTTGGCCCTCTAGAGGGCCGACAGGGAACAAATCCTGCCCCAGGTACATCACTGCCCTAGAATTCCCTGTGGGCGTGTTTTTACCAAATTAGTCCATTACCAGGCAGCACAGCCCGGAAGAGGATTCATCTGGGCCTCTTGAAGCCTGAGGTCAGAGCTGAGGGCTGGCCCTGCCCCAAGCCAAccactcacccccacctcccgcccctcCTACCTAGCCCAGGCAGTCCAAACTTCACCGGCCATTGGCAGCCTGGCAGCACTCCTGGTTACCCAACCCCAAGGGCCCTGGGCAGGTGAGGAAGGCACCCAGGTAATCACATTTGGATCCCAACAAGAGGATCTGTGCTTTCCAGCTTACCCCGCAGgtctggggaagtggggaggagaaagggctTGGGGTAACATCAGGGGGATGCCCCAAAGAGGGGCATCCCAGTCACAGGAACTACCTCTGGACGGGACTTTCCACGGCATCCTTCTGAAGTCCAGATCCTGACCCATATATCTTCAACAGTGTCACCACCTCCATATACCCTGACCCCACAGATTTCTCTTGAAACGGCCACGCTCACACTCAAAAGTCTGTCCTCCTCGAGGACAGCGACCCTTTAGACTCTCTAATGTCCCCATCCCCTACTCCTACTCCTACTCTCCGGGCTCCCCAGGCTTCTTCCTCCTCCGATTCCCCTTACCGACATGCGCTATCATACTTGCTCCCCATTCCGGGGGCTCCCAGGTTCCATCAGCACCTGGAGGGCGTCCCCGCCCCACTGTCGCCCCAGGAGATAGCAGGTTGTACCCGGCTCAAAGTGGTTCTGGAAAACCTCGCCCCCGAAGAAGCTGCAGAACGACATGGCGCCGACGGGACCGCTGCGCGCTCGCCGCTTCAGACAGATGTGAAGCCGCCGACCCACAACCGGGGGCCTGTACCCTCCTCGCCCCGCCTCCCGAATACCAATCGCTCCAGGATCAGGGACGGGCCCCAGCGCCCTGAGGCCCCACCCCCTCAGGGGACCAATCACGTCCAGAGGCGCTAGACACCATCGAAGAGGCCGCCCCCGGCTGACCCGCCCCTTTCCGCAGACCAATCCCGCCCTGGGACGAAGGTTCTGTCTTCCGCCTCcaggaggccccgcccctcccgagGACCAGCCGCCTCCGCCTTCCCAGCAGGCCCCGCCCACCACTAAAGACCATTCCTGTGTGCAGCGTCCGTGAGGCCCCACACCTGCTGCCCAGGGGACGCAGCTGAGCTGCGCTGGGTTTGGGGTGGTAACCACGGTGCACCTTGAGCCCTGTCTTCTTGTCCCTTCACGGCGCTAAGCCCGGGGTCACCGCGCGGTTGACCAGCCTTTCTGTGCCCCTCAACTCTGAGACAGAACGGGAAGAGTTGCCTCTTTTATTAGACGGGGGACAGGCGGGGATCCTGACACGCTTCTCTCAGGCTCCCTCCATTGCATCCTGCCTACAAGTCTCCCGAGGTCTCCggcttttccttctcaaaatGCCTCTTCTGAGgaccctgggggcggggggcaggaggAGCGTTAGTCACAGGGGTCCAACCAGCCGCCTGCGTCACTCAGAGTCGGCCCTGTGCCCACTCCCAGCAtgtccctcccccacttcttttCCAGCAAGAATCAGTGCCCTGGGCTGGACTCCTTAAAGCCTCCTCCTTTGGATGAGTGCAGGAGCATGCGTGCCACCCCAATCTGCTCAGCTTCCCTACTCTGGGGCAGGTAGGATGTGGTGTCTGAGCCCCAGAGAACAAGGCAGGTGGGCTCACCATGAAGGCCCTCTTCTCTTGGGCTGTCTGGAAGCGGCCGTGGCCAAACTTGGAGGTGGTATCGATGAACTTGAGCTCGATGTTCTCCAAGGACCGGCGGCTGTGCTGCAccaggagggactggggaccCGTGGGAGGGGTGGCATCAAGGCAGGAggtacccacccaccccccccaTCACCCCCAGCCGTCCAGTGTCTGTTAGAACCCCTCCCTTtttgccctccccatccccacccctcctggaGCAGGCTGGAGGACAGGGCAAGCCAGTCCCCTGACCCCCCCACAGCAGATGGGGATCCCACTTCCCAGCCCACCACCGGGCACCAACCTTCCTCAGGGTGATGACCCGCTTCTTGGTGCCAGCGATGCAACCCTTCAGCATGACGAAGTCGTTGTTGACTTCCCCATAGTGGGGGAAGCCGCCCTGTGGGAAGGTGGGTCCAGGAAAGGGGCTGCTGAGTTAGGGGGCAGCTGGGGGCCCTAGGAGAACTCCCTTGGCCTGGGGTGACACCCTGGATCACTAAACAGGGCAGCATCTTGTGATTATCTTATCAAtgatctctgttttacagagagggaaactgaggctcagagggtgaAGTCACTTGCTCCAGGCCCCACAGCTGCTATATACTGCAGCTGGAATTTgagcccaggcagcctgactgAGACCACAGTCAGTCAGAGCCACTGCATTCTGCATCCCATGACAGCAGCTGGGGTACAAGCCTCAGAGGAGGCTCTGAGGTTGCAGGAACAGCAGGGCTTTCATCCACCCAGGCAGCTGCTTGCTGGTGCCTGAGCTCTTGGGGCAGGGAAGCACCCTACACACCTGCCCCACACATGCACCCCAGGCCCATCCTCACCAGTGGTGTGATGGACTTGTCGGTCACGTCGTAACTGGTGGATGCGTTGTTCTTAACCACCTTCCCATCCTCTGTGTGCAGCCCCCAGCCAATGCGGTAGATCTGCCAGGAGGACAGGGCACATTGGGGCAGCAGGTGGCCTCTGGGCTAAAGACCCAGGCACTGGTAGGGGCATTTCAGAGCCTTTGGGGGCCCGGCAGTATCTGGGTCATGCGCCCCACCCACTGGGGTCTGGTCCCGGGCATCCCCCCAACCAGGACTCCAGGCAGACCTTCTTGTTGAGCTCCGTGCGGTGGTGGTAGCCCTTCTGCCCAGCCCGGGCAATGGAGCAGCCCACGCGGGCAGGGTGCCAGGCGCCAATGCAGGCCACTTTGCGCAGCCCCTTATGGGTCTTCCTCGGCAGCTTCTTGGTGTGCCAGCGGCTTGTAACCCCTGGAGACAGGAGGGGCTGGTGGTTGAGAGGCCAGCCTGGCCCCTACTCTTTCCAGGCAGGCTTCCCAGAGCCGcaaccccacccagccccacctttGACTCCCCGGCCCTTGGTGACAGCAATGACATCGATGACCTCGCTCTGGCTGAACACGCTGTGCACCGGCACCTGCTTCTCCAGccgggcctgggcccaggccaccTTCTCGGCCACCGTGCCACCATTCAGCTGGATCTCCATGATGTGGGCCTTCTTCTGCCGGAAGGGCAGCAGCTTCATCTGTACAACATGGCATGGCCAGTTGGTTCCCAGAAAGTCACAGCCCACTTTGTGCACACATGGCATGACCAGCTGGTGACCCCTAGCTTTCATGCATGTGTTCATTCAACAGATGTTCCCATGCTCTGGTCTGGCCATGGACCATGTCTTGTGCTAGGCACCAGGGATACAGCATGACATGAGGCAGACAGGGTCCTGGCCCTCACAGAGCCACCATCTAGTTGGGGGACAGAAGCCTCTTGGAGAGGCCTAAGTGTTCTGATGGAATATTGAGGGCAGAAGGGACAGTTACTGCATGTAAGGGTGGTCAAGGAGAGACTCTCTTAGGAAGTGACATCCATTTCAAAAAGGAACCGCTAGGTAAAGATCTGAGAGCTTTTGAGTCAGAGGGAACcacatatgcaaaggccctgtggcagggaAGATCCTGGGGAGTCAGTAGGACAGAAAGGAGACCAGTATGTCTGGACCATGGTAAATGAGGAGGAGTGGGCTGGACGGAGTCAGAGGTGAGCAGGGACCTGGCCAGATGGGCCTCGCAGGGAACAGCTCAGACTTTATTCCAAGTGCAGGGTATGACATGATTTGactcatatttttaaacatctctaGCTGTTGCTGTATGAGACACAGGCTGTACGGACAGAGGGACACAAAGATAGGATCAGGTCATAGCATAGTGCTTGACAAGTCCATATGGAGGACCTGTTGCCTCCAGGGCTCTCAGTGGGTGAGGGGGCCACCACAGTGAGCAAGAAGCTGTGACCCTGCCCCAACGGAGCTCAGGTCTGTTGACGGAGATGGACTTTAACCAACAACACACATAACCAGGAACTGCAAGTGTGCGCGTAactgaggtgggtggggagggggaggtcacCGCTCAGGGCCTAGGGAAGGCTTCCCCGAAGGTTCTAGAATAAGCCAGAGGGTGTTGGTAACCTGTCAGCTCACAGGAAGCCAGACCCCACATACCAATGTTGAGGCAGCAGTCCCTCCACATCAGATGTCTGGCAGGAGATCCAGGACTTTCGGGCCATTTCAGGGCCTTGCTGGACCACTGGGTGTGGCCAGTGCCCCACAGTCCTCAGATGCACTGACCCCCAATATCCCATCCCTGGGTCTGCAGGCAGCCAGCCCAGCCAGTCAGCCAACACTTTGGGCCTGTGCCCCAGGCACATGGTATTTTTAGGCTGACATCTGCCAGGGCTCCTGGAAGCTGgggtgtgggagaggggaggaggcccAGGGCGTGGATCCGCTGACCTGGGTGTGGACAATGACCCGAATGACCTTGCAGTACTTCTTCATGGCAGCAAAGTCCCTCTGCAGCTGCTTCTTGCCATCGGCGTCCCGCCACCTCCTGCAGGCCTTGGTGAAGGCTTTCTTCTTGCTCTTGTGCCTGAGCCACACACAGAGGCTGCTCAGCAGGTCCCAAAGGGTAGCCTCCACTGCCCACAGTCCACCAAGCAGGGGTCTTAGGACAACCAatgtccccctccccacttccctccccagcAAAGGAGGCCATTACTGGGCCCCTAGGGTCCCTGAGCTGGTTCCAGTCAACATCTCTAAGCACGGACTGTCCCTCCCTCTtaaggcctcagtttcctcctctgtaaagtgggccccctccctgcctcccagagctGAGAGTGAGCAGACGTGCCAGTGCTTGGGGGAGAGGCATCCTGGCCAAACTCCTGCCCCTGGCCCACCTTGCGGCAGCTGCTGAGCCCATTTCTCAAGGGAACAGCCAGGACTGGCTGGGACCCATGCCACATCATTCCTAACCCCCGCCAGGACTCTGCAAGGTGAACAATATTatccccattctgcagatgaagaaAGCAAGGTTCTCAAAGGTCAGAGCCCCTGGATGAGAGGCAAGTTGATAACAATTGCAACAGTGAAAACGGGGC
Encoded proteins:
- the MSRB1 gene encoding methionine-R-sulfoxide reductase B1 isoform X1 is translated as MSFCSFFGGEVFQNHFEPGVYVCVKCGYELFSSRSKYAHSSPWPAFTETIHADSVAKRPEHNRPGAIKVSCGRCGNGLGHEFLNDGPKRGQSRFUIFSSSLKFIPKAIFPLSLWRKKRLCVLLQISRNKTGTETPPSWVSGSSPLPWPAGWSEGGLALGMVSKTKVGSDLFFSPQAKKLLPPRDSRRAAHIHPRWTPHRGYTLAIPPWKWNPRHSGLGEGG
- the MSRB1 gene encoding methionine-R-sulfoxide reductase B1 isoform X2, with the translated sequence MSFCSFFGGEVFQNHFEPGVYVCVKCGYELFSSRSKYAHSSPWPAFTETIHADSVAKRPEHNRPGAIKVSCGRCGNGLGHEFLNDGPKRGQSRFUIFSSSLKFIPKGKETSASQGQ
- the RPL3L gene encoding ribosomal protein uL3-like; this encodes MSHRKFSAPRHGHLGFLPHKRSRRHRGKVKTWPRDDPSRPVHLTAFLGYKAGMTHTLREVHRPGLKISKREEVEAVTIVETPPLVVVGVVGYVATPRGLRSFKTIFAEHLSDECRRRFYKDWHKSKKKAFTKACRRWRDADGKKQLQRDFAAMKKYCKVIRVIVHTQMKLLPFRQKKAHIMEIQLNGGTVAEKVAWAQARLEKQVPVHSVFSQSEVIDVIAVTKGRGVKGVTSRWHTKKLPRKTHKGLRKVACIGAWHPARVGCSIARAGQKGYHHRTELNKKIYRIGWGLHTEDGKVVKNNASTSYDVTDKSITPLGGFPHYGEVNNDFVMLKGCIAGTKKRVITLRKSLLVQHSRRSLENIELKFIDTTSKFGHGRFQTAQEKRAFMGPQKRHFEKEKPETSGDL
- the MSRB1 gene encoding methionine-R-sulfoxide reductase B1 isoform X3; this translates as MSFCSFFGGEVFQNHFEPGVYVCVKCGYELFSSRSKYAHSSPWPAFTETIHADSVAKRPEHNRPGAIKAKKLLPPRDSRRAAHIHPRWTPHRGYTLAIPPWKWNPRHSGLGEGG